Genomic window (Cardiocondyla obscurior isolate alpha-2009 linkage group LG06, Cobs3.1, whole genome shotgun sequence):
ACACTTCTCGATTATATCCGATATAGCGTCCCGGGAACTCCGGGGACTCTCGGATGTCGGTGGGTAGTAACGCGGGGTGAGCCGGGATCGGAGGGTAAGTAGCGTATCCCGGAGGATTGTTGATGTAAAGATATCGATCGACACCGTCGGGATACACCCAAAATCTGCTCTGATCGTTACATGTAACGCGTACAAAACATTCCCGTGTGGATACGTAATTACTAAGCACAGCAGTTTCTTAAAACGTGTAACAAtcgattatttcaattttcgaCCAACAATaggtatatttaatataatttatttgacgcaataatttaagtaacttgtttaaaaaaaaaaaaaaaaagaattcagtTTTGctaagtaattttaaaattaaattagaaatgttaaaaataataacgttcgggttgtaaaatttcgtacgcgtgTATGCTGAAAGTATAGCTTTAtccgcaattaaataattattaaaaaaattgtagaaccGTACAATATTAAACGACGTGAACAAAAATCGCCGCATGACCGAAGCTCATTTTATTCGAGGCGAGGCGTCTGACCTAATAACGCTGATACTACCGCGCTCCTGTCATGTCTGACTCAAAACGGTATCACTACTGCGACACGCACCAGCCGTTTCATTGATTCGCAGTAACTTTCTCCGCGCAAACCGATCCAGCTATTTTAaacatcaattaatattagataaaTCGTATTAATCGCAATAAAACgaagatttaaatattataatataaagagATGCAGTAATTTTCgcgtgttaataaaataaatacctcaatattaatatttcgctgTTGCGTTAAATGCGAAGATTGCCTCTAATTAATGCGTGGAACGCTATGTCGTGAGCGAATCGCGTCTTCGAGAATATCTAAGTGGCGGTAGTTATTAGCGCACGCCGCGTAAACACTTGTGTAACGACGTAAGCCTCAAACGGGGAAGCTAACGAGAAGGCTAATGTTCATCCCATGTTTATGTACCTGGAAACTGAACCGGTGGCAGTCTACTAAGGTCATTTAGTCCTCCACGCCGCGTAAGGCAGCGTTGTTATCGGATACGGCGACTACGGTACTCTATCGCGGTagtgttaaattatattcgccGCGAGTGCATTCCCGTTTGCGTAATCGTCACTTTAATTGAGACACCCCTCACTCAATATCGATAAGCCACGGGTCGACCTACGGAATTAATTGTATCTCTAATCTCCAAGGATAAATATTCACTTTTactttcatttaatttcaGCACGCTCGTTGGATCCTCGGCCGTGTAATCCCTTTGACGCAACGGCCGATATCGCGAAATTTCGTAACGCACTGTCACGTTCAAGTGATTTCAATCAATCAATCAGTATTAAAATTCCTCATTTGCAATTTGCGTTTAGTACTTAGATGTTGAAGCCGCGTATGACGTGAAAATTGCGCTTTCTGTAAGGTCAATACTTACATAGTTTagggtagaaaaaaaaaaaaaaaaaaaaggaaaaaaaagattaattaaaatgattgtGACAGTAAAAATTTGTCACCGCGCCCCGATGATAAATTGATGGTGAACATTTTTAACGATTCAATGATggctattaaataaatactaaTCTCATCAGCCTTCATGATTTTACAAAAGCATTAATTTCGTTTGTTAGTATTGTAATGTCGCGCTTACGTCAACTAAATAATTGCCGTAATCAAGTTGcctgttttattataaagaaaaatatttaacagcaAGCGTAATTCTTTAgctaaaattgttaattagaaggacaatgtaaatattgtttatttCCTTTGCAATTAATGTCGAATACTTATCGCTTTTCAGGCCTTGATCGCATTGGCAGCCTGCGTCACGGCGGCGCCTGCCGACGAGCCGATACCGATCGTGAGCCAGACCCAGGACGGTCCGAATCCAGATGGATCGTACAAGTGGAGCTACGAGGCCGGCAACGGTATCAAGGCCGAGGAGGAAGGCCACGTGGAAGACGCCGGCACCGACGACGAAGCGATGAAGGCGGAGGGTGGCTTCAGCTACGCGGGTGACGACGGCCAGGCGTTCTCCCTTACGTACGTCGCCGACAAGAACGGCTTTCAGCCGGTGGGCGCACATCTACCCACCACCCCGGAAATCCCGCCGTTGATCCTGAAGGCCCTCGAGTGGAACGCGGCGCATCCGTCCAAGGATGACGAGAACCAGGTGTAAACCAGTGACCGGCGCCGTCCGTCCAGCACGTGATCTCACAAGTAATTATTCCGCCATGAGAATGGAAGACGATCCCACGGTAATAAATCCCGCGATGACACCAGACGACGAGTGTCGCGGTCGGCCGCGTACCGTCGTTCTCGCCCTCGAAACAAACACGGATTGCTCTGGTTCAAATTgttgtaaatatttattgtacgcGATATTACACATACACATccgcgtattttattatattgtattaatatattatattatatatatatatatatttgaagaGACGAAAATATGTACCATGACAATATCTGACTAACTGAATCCTAGTTAAGTATGTCACGGTACATTAAGAATAAATGTTGCATCCCAGGAGACGTTGCCGTTCCACTAATATATCCTAGCTCGTCGGCGAAAACGTGTGCGAATCCTTGAGTGCGTCGGGAAGGATGCGGGGAAAATTTGCGGATGCTGCATATCACTTCTTCCTCCTCATCTTCATCatctgcaaattaaaaattaatttatctcctTGACACGGGCGCACGGTTAATCCCTAATCAGATGAGTCCTGGAGTCCGTCGAAATTTATAGCTTGATACgagattgaaaataaattcggTATCAATATCgtctataaatataatacatgtCGCCTATCACAATTACGCCGGTCTGATTTACGATAGAAAGTCGCGCGACTATTACCGTAAGATATTACATTGCTGTAAACACAGCTGCCGCGCGCGTCTTTATTACAGCAGACCTTGCTCGCTATCATTAATCAATCACGTTAGAACGAAGAAAACGCGCAGCTTATGCAACGCGCGTCATGTGGAGACCGCAAGTAATTTTGGTCACGACGTTTAGTTTAATGAGAAATCAGACTCGATTGAATTTGTTTGCTTAATCGCCCGCGCGTATTTCTAACACCaagtaacaatttaattaaatttatttcttgcgCAAGCCTGTCGCGAGATCGGGCTCAAGTAAAATACTGTTGCCGCGGGGATAAATCTTAATTCATAAGCGCACAGTGATATAATTCACGCAAGTGATTACGTGAATAATCTaaactgcatttttttttaatatctctttaCGACAGTGTGTTTGCGCGTGCAATCTCGTAGTGGTAAATTAAAAGACAGATATGGCTTTTGCTGCGACGAGCAGCGACGGAGGCGCGTTTCCTctcagtcctctgtgaccggCGCTCTGTGACATACCTACGCTTCGTGGGAGATTCGACGCAtaccacgccaagatcacgtatgctagccgccgtcgcagcatcACGAACGCTATTCCTGACGGTAAGTGTACTCGAgggttaataaaaatgttcgtCTCTCCCCCTGCAAGGCGGTCGAACGGGTAGGTACGCGAGACTAAGGCGAGCTGTGTCATTCCGCACTGACACGCGACAAATACAAATTAGCTCTGCGGACAGTCTTCTCCGCGACTCTTTTCACTTCGCGAGATTTACGTTATTACTGACGATCGCGCCTTCGACCGCACAAAGAAATCAGCGATCTAAAGAGAAACGACGCACGGGGCAATCGTATCTACGAGGCTGTCACTCTACGTCACGTCTGAAATATAAGAGACACGAATCAATACTAACGCGCCTTTTCTCCGCCGCTTTCATCTCTCCTAATGATCGAGCAGCGATACCGCCACGCTTCCCCGATATTCGAGAATTAACACGTCACGGTAATATCGCGGATAATCTCGACGCCGAACATTTTCGCAGACCAGTCGTCTACCCGAGGACTTTCGAAAAGGTCGTCTACGGGGTCCGACTCCGACTCATTGACGTTGACGTCCGACAGTTTCGCGAGGGTGGAGAAGCCGGAACCGATTATACCTCGCGGCATTTCTCGTTGAACTTTCACCGCAGGCACCGCGACATTCGTCATATATTGCCGTTTAGCGCGACGTGAGTCGTGTTCTAAATTTGTTACAGCATCACGTAACAGCAACTTATATAAATCTTCCGAGCGCAAGCTCACGCGCGCTGTTGAATCTTTCAAAGTTTATTCccacagagagagagagagagagagaaagagaaaataaattgtatacaaGCATCAAATTCATTTCTCCCTAAAgcacaatttcttttgactaCGAGAATCTGCCGGTAAATCTTATATATCGTtcaaaatttgataaaaagtcATAAATTCTGTTTGCAGACACGGAAATTGTACAAAACACGTAACCGAATGGAAATAAGAGTTTCACTAAAAGTTGTCGAATCtcgcataaaaatattcctCAAAGTTGTTCAAATTGCtctaagaaaattatttaattatttaattattgcaccGTCGGCGCGGTGGTAATTCTTCTCGCAGTACGAAGGCTTTATTATCTGCGGTTAGAGAAAGTGTGCCAAAACGTATCTCTTCCGGTATACGTCACGTAGCGCAATTATAGCAGCAAACGCATCTGCCAGCGCGCTATCGGTGCcgttataatttacaaatattacaacaatttcGCATTTGTCAGAATATTAATCTGGGCGCGCATTAGAATGCACGTATCGGCGATACATCGGCGCGATATCACCGGCGACTcataatgtttattaatagTACCATAAATTCGATTATCCGGCCTCGATTAATCCCATCTATCGCAGTCTTATTTGCGCTCGCGATTCAACAAATACCGATTATGATCGTGCCGTCGATTCGAAATTGCTGCCGCAATCAAGAAACATGATTCGCGGAATTTATAACTGAATTATGAAGCGGCCGCTggtattaattatcaaattaaacgCGGTGGCGCACGGGCggaacatatacatatatatgtgcaCCTCCGTAAACAATTTAACGTTATAATTGGCGTATGTGAATATTTCCGCGGAATGAGCAGTCCGCGTTTATTTACGCGTGCGTTTACTTCGACGTCTAtaatcattttaaataaaaaaattaaaataaaataaaataaaaagaaataaaaatgtaggcTAGGACtgagggaaaaataaataaaggtgaaattaaaaaatgaaaaatacagAAAGATTGGAGAAGAGAAATGGTTTGTCTATATGCGTTCACATTTAATTGGGCCGAGAATTGTGTGAAACGCTAATTACTACATAATTTCTGTACAATATGTGCGcgatataatatgtataaactgcgtttatattttactaattaaataattttaggtTAAACGGAGAGACATTATTTTGCATCTATatagaatttttctctctctctctctctctctctctcttctttctttccttttttaaactttataaatttataattacacaatttacaattatacaatttacaattatGCCGATGTTGCTAATTATAGTGACGCTTTAGCTGTTTCTGATTTTAAGAAGGTAGCGCAATTGACAGCAAGAGCTCTCACTATCACTCGCTTATATAACGATCTTCCTTCTTCGCCGCAATAATCATTTTTGACCCCAATTTTTCTATTACCGCGTAGTCGTCTGTCCACATCCAACTTGAGTGAGTTTGCTAGTCTCACGTCGAGTACCCGCTCTCGGAATATTCTTGCGAATTCCCGAACAAAGTAGGCGAAGAAAACGGCCGTATGTCGcgaaagaacaaatatttgCTTCCTCTCTTTCCCCTCCCATAATTGTTTAACTATCAGAAAAGTGCTTCCGTCTTTGAGAGGCAGTAATGTACATTCTTTAAATCCCTTCTCtaggataaaaataaatacttcgTTACAAAATCAAGGTTTCTTCGTgacatgtaataataatttttacgcgcaTCCGAAGTAAATGGACAAATTTCGGATTGGATTTGTAAATTTGTATATTGTTAgatatatagaatatatttgagggcttttttttttcttttttaaattaagttacaaaatattatgCTCTTAAGCCAATAACTCTCTCCATTTCTCTGTAGAATCTGttgtttatataattaatcagATTAATAGAGTCGCTTAAATTATAGTTAACTGAGATAATTTGCGATGTTGAAGTAAACACGCGACAACATGTGCATATACATTTtccaataatataatttatagcgtttatttcttaataatctCATAATACATTAAACAAGCTgcgttatcaattttaataatttcataactGAGCTTATctttctaataaaatctttcaaTATCGCATTTATCCCAAACGCAATTCGATATCacaattatcgtaattaatcGCACGTTCGGCACGCTTACAACGAAATTTCGTAAAACGACGAGAACGGCCGGCGAGGAGCGGGGAATTAAGTCACATCTTCCTTCGgcaaacgatatttttatacaaaaaagaaacttgtCTCTTTACATTTAAACGTCAAGCCATAAACTTACGCAACTGAAACGTGATCTTTTAACGTGTCTGCTGCGACAGGTGTACCAGTTACACtttgtttctctcttcttGATAAGGGTGGGCGGCTATCCAGTCGAGGGCACGCTGAATAGCGGGCGGGATTGCCGGCGGGGGTGGCGGGGTTGGCAAATGCGCTCCTTGGAAAACGGCACCGTTCTCGTCTGCCAGCCAGCCGAGATTAATTTTCTGCCCGTCGGGCGCGGTCCACGACGCCGAGCCGCGCACTTCCTCAGCTTCCTTGTCTTTCTGGCCAGAGTTCTTCTGGACTCCCTGCTCCTCGAAAGTAATCCCGTTAGCGCTCTCCCATTTCAAGAAGTAGCTACCGTCCGGGCTGATGTCCTGCTCCTGCCTGATGATGGCTATCGGCTCATTTGCTGCCGATATTACTGCCGCCAGGCCCAGCAAGATAATTAAACGCGGATTCATCCTGGGCAggataaaaaatagattagaGAGATTTATTTGAAGCAGTGTATACACTTGGCGAGCGAGCACCGAATCGACGCGGCAAacaagaacttttttatttttcacgtgtATCGTTGATATGTTAATTTTGtagcaatttaatttgtatgtGAATATCAGCGTTCGCTGGGTGTATGCACACTTTAACGCGATTACTAATGGTAGCTCTATCGTTgcacgtaattaaaaaatttttattaaaacttctaTTACGAAGCTCAacttacatattattattttatttattttttttttttaataataaagacatataaaatatttaacaaaaacatttaaataatcttaataaaattataaaaaaatctcttgtaacttttaccattttgaattatttaacattcattaaatattaaaaatctcacAAGCATAAATCGAAGTTTTAGGTGAAAAACGTGTTCCAAATAGTTTCGAAATTTTTGCTTCAAAGGTAATTATAATGAAGGCGACGATTTGAATATATCTAGCTTCGTTTGAGATTTGACTGACAGGCGATGCTGCGCGACTCTTACCTCAACTGCTTCGTTTTCCAGATATTGCGTGCACGGTACTACTGACGAGCGTTTATCCATCGCGTCTTCCTTTTATAGATAGCACTGCCCTGTGCTATCGGCGTATTGCTTCAAATGCCACGATGATACCGGTTCGAACCTTTATTATAGACCGGTGCACGCCGCAAAAGAAACCAGAGACTCTCTTGTACCCGCCTTTATATTTGTTAAGTCTTCGAGTCACAATTCGGAATCGGAAAGTGCGCGCTTTTGTATAGACGCACTTTCATCATCGTATCGATATCATTATGATTAACTAAAATTTCTTAAACGCTACTATCTTATTTattcctaattttttttttcttttttttggaatcggcaaaaaataaaataattgcaaacaACGCATAGAGGAAACGTCATATGCGATTTGAGAAGACGcagtaaaaattcttttcataACTTTCGGATGCTTAAGTAACGTTCAATATACCACAGTTATTCGCGTGTGTTTCTATACAAAGATACATCAATGGAGTTCAAGTACGATGCAAATACACGTAGTGTTTTAACCTTTGAAACGTACGTTGTATGCCACTCGTTTTTCCTCGGAATTCCTTTCGCGATCGATGTGCATTGCACTCGGAtgattttttatcgttaacgACCGACAGCTGCGACGTACGATAAGTCGTTAACTCGTTTATTCCTATACCAGTTCTTTTGTTACAATTTTCGGTACATCCTACATTTCTGCAgtcatttgtaaaataataaattaatttttgggtatataaaataatttcttttttttttttttgagctcTTACATGTTTTTCTATTCTTATGCTTAAGCACGACTAAATTTTACTTAACCCATGCAGTGCCTcttctaattttctttttttaaaaattatttttttttttgttacagatcgacgcagctgcatcaATCTACTGCtgtcaacgaaagtgtcgtcaccgccgaaattattaatcatacgaaccgcagtcggttcgtcggtcgttccgggagttccgtaCAGTATTCGGACggctttattctaaacgcgagtgccggacagGAACGCGCAAAAGTGATCGATAATTTTCGctattgtaaaatcacggtcggagtgttcgcgagtgacttgtgcgcggaaggatgactcgacacgtcccatctgagaggaggagcaggcccggggggcatcttgcatcggcggagcaacttttaggtgagaatcaattctttaaataaaatatttattaaaaaaaaatttactttttttattaactttgttaatttatataatctctacattaatattttgcattttatgttacagtcaccggctgaactttacaactccgctgaagctcatgcagattggtaagtcgcatgattttttattcgtagTTAGTAATTGgagtcttataaaaaatagcgcgcgtaTGGTTTCTTttggtaattaaataaataacgtttaaaaatacggcaaattttcttttcaattttaattaataatttatttaaaattaatattacaataatcaGTAACAAAGCAATATCGcaaagcaataattaaaaataacttccGCAATGATCAAACTATAAACTTGCATTGTTAAATGCTAAAaacaatgtaattataatatttaattcagtcttttacatatttatgtaaatccacgaattatgtaaatgtattCGTGCCATTTGCAACGAAAAACGCACACAGGCTTGACGAAAGCGAGATAATCGAGCCGGCTATTTATTACCAAAATAATATAGACTTACACCGATTGCATTATTACGCGAAAAGAATTATGTCATGTTTATTGGACGTTTCATTTTAGCGGTTACTTTCGGCTGCTTGCGTAATGCAGTTTCATTACTCGCTATTGAATTACTTTGTCAGCTGCCATAAATGTACCCGATACCCGTAACAGGACGCGCATCAGGCGCAATATTCGCAGACGGATCGTTAAAATCGTGTCTTCTCGCGACACTCTTTACGACACTACACCCGCGTTGCGAGTTAtcagcatttttatttaacgcccATTGTTGAAACGAGGCACGCAGATATGCCAGCCGCTTGCCGACGATGTAACATTCACTCCCGCGGGATGGGCAGATTGAAAATCTACGCGAGGCAAAATTGCATAATAGCGGTGCGCGATGCCGAAGACGTGCTCGTAGTTTTCAACCTTTCTGCGGCGCGAGCGAGAGCATGAGCGACACGACGAGGCATATCATCGCGCGCGcctattatttaacatttgcTTATACTTATCGTCGTTTTGCGGTCAATGTGAAGAGTAACTCTCTACAGGGCGAGGGCTCGGTCCGTGCTTCTTGTAAAATTATCCGCGCAATTGtagattttctttaataacgTACCGAGGAGCGCACATCTTAGATGGAGAACGCGCGTTTCGAGACCATCTcgtgaaaaatgaaaagcCAGAAAACAGTCCACGCGATCGTAGTTCAAGAACTATTATAAGAAACGTTGCACAATTTTCTCTCGAGCTTCTTTTCAGACTCAGAATTATTTTCAGACtgtgtgattaa
Coding sequences:
- the LOC139103243 gene encoding endocuticle structural glycoprotein SgAbd-8; translated protein: MNPRLIILLGLAAVISAANEPIAIIRQEQDISPDGSYFLKWESANGITFEEQGVQKNSGQKDKEAEEVRGSASWTAPDGQKINLGWLADENGAVFQGAHLPTPPPPPAIPPAIQRALDWIAAHPYQEERNKV
- the LOC139103239 gene encoding endocuticle structural glycoprotein SgAbd-4-like codes for the protein MCILHTIVTRWPSVHRAAGGVGNASRGIYTTSAAGLDKHLPISDYCRSMYTTLALIALAACVTAAPADEPIPIVSQTQDGPNPDGSYKWSYEAGNGIKAEEEGHVEDAGTDDEAMKAEGGFSYAGDDGQAFSLTYVADKNGFQPVGAHLPTTPEIPPLILKALEWNAAHPSKDDENQV